The stretch of DNA CAGTTTTCGGAACGCGATCGTCGAGACGCCGACCTGGTTGCACGCCATTTTAATACGATTACGCCCGAGAACGCCCTGAAGTGGCAGTATGTTCACCCCGAGCCGGATCGTTATGCGTTTGCGGCGACGGATCGATACGTCGATTTCGGGGAGCGAAACGGCATGTTCATTATCGGCCATACCCTGGTCTGGCACAATCAGACGCCGGAATGGGTGTTCCAGGATGACGAAGGCCGGCCGCTGGATCGCGACGCGCTGCTGGCCCGGATGCGGGATCATATCCACACGGTGGTGGGGCGCTACAAGGGGCGCATCCACGGCTGGGATGTGGTGAACGAAGCCCTCAACGAGGACGGCACCCTGCGCGATTCGCCCTGGTACCGGATCATCGGGGAGGATTACGTGGGCCTCGCGTTTTTCTTCGCCCACGAAGCGGACCCCGACGCCGAGCTGTATTACAACGACTACGGGCTGGAAAACACGGCGAAGCGGGACGGGGCCGTGAACCTGATCCGCCGGCTCCAGCGCGAGGCCGCCCCGATCGACGGCGTCGGCCTGCAGGGGCATAACCGGCTCGAATGGCCGACGCCCGAAGCGCAGGATTCCACCATCGCCGCCTTTGCACAGCTCGGGCTCCAGGTGATGATCACCGAGCTGGATGTGGATGTGCTCCCCCGAGGCTCGGACTACCGCGGGGTCGATCTGTCGCAGGACCCGGCCCTCCAGGCCCGGATCGATCCCTACCGCGAGGTCGCGCCGGACTCCCTCCTGCGGCTACAGGCCGACCAGTACGCGCGCCTGTTCAACGTCTACCTCAAACACAGCGACGTGATTTCCCGCGTCACGTTCTGGGGCGTGGACGACGGCGACTCGTGGCTGAACAACTGGCCGGTCCGCGGCCGCACCAACTATCCGCTGCTCTTCAACCGCGTCGGGCAGCCGAAGCCGGCGTACGACGCGGTCATGGGCGCCGTACGCGCCCATCGCTCGGCGCATTAGGGGCGAGGGGGACGCGGCGACCGCCGCGTCGCATGCCGGCAAAATGGACCGGCCCCGGGGGGTGAGGCTGGTGGACCGGATGCGGCCGTGTTTTTTTGGTGTTTTTTGTGCGGTTCGCGGACCAGCTAGCCGGCGTGGATCAACGGCACCGCGTAACGTCCCGGACCCGATGTCAGGTCACCGGATGCGGATGGGATTGACAGGCCGGGGCATCCCCGCCATCAATTCCCGGCGGACCAGCGGTTGTTGGCGCGGTTGCTGTCCGGCATCCGGTGGCGAGGGTCGATCTCGACGGCGCGGACGGATCGGGTGCCGGGGATCCGGTAGGTAAAGCGCGGGCCCTGGTTCCACATTTCCACGGGGAGCTTGAAGGTCTCGGTGGCGCCGTCGGCAAAGTCGACCTTGAGTTCGAGCGGCATCACCATGTCGGCCTGGTTGACGAGCACGACGTTGGTCCCGCCGTCCGGGCGGGCCTCGAGCCCGAGAACCGATTGGTCGAGCCGCGCGGCGGTCATGACCCATCCGCGCCAGAACCAGTCGAGGTCCATCCCGGAGACGTCGCGCATGATGCGGAAGAAGTCCGCCGGCGTGGGATGTTTATAGGCCCAGGCGGCGATGTAGGCGCGGAACGCCCGGTCGAACCGTTCGGGGCCCAGGACCTCATGCCGGAGGAGCTGCAGCATGAGCGCGGGCTTCTGGTAGGCGGTCCAGAAGAGGTTGTACTGCTCGGCCGGCCGGGTGATCAGCGGTTGCTCCTTGCCCGGGACGGCGTTTTCGGGGTAGATGGCCAGCGGATTCCATTCGATCGATTCGCCGTAGGGCGTCCCCTTGTAGTAATCGGCGGCTACGTAGAGGTCCATGAAGGTGTTGAAGCCCTCGTCCATCCAGGGATAAAACCGCTCGTTGGAGCCGACGACCATCGGAAACCATTCGTGCCCGAACTCATGCGCGAGCACCCACTGGAGGTCTTCCACGCGGGGATTGTCCGGCACGAAGGTGAGCATCGGATATTCCATGCCTTCGATGGGGCCCTCGACGGTGGTGGCGTGCGAGTAGGGGTAGCGGTACCACATCTCGCTGAAGGTCTTGATCGAATGGACGGCCATCCGGATGCCTTCTTCCCATTTGGGGGCGGAGGTGCGGTACAGCGCTTCGATGAGGATGCCGTCGTAGCCGGCGGCGTCCCAGCGGAAGTTCGGGCTGGCGGCGAAGGCGAAGTCGCG from Rhodothermales bacterium encodes:
- a CDS encoding endo-1,4-beta-xylanase codes for the protein MLAQPTLKRTLEPYFMVGAALNESQFSERDRRDADLVARHFNTITPENALKWQYVHPEPDRYAFAATDRYVDFGERNGMFIIGHTLVWHNQTPEWVFQDDEGRPLDRDALLARMRDHIHTVVGRYKGRIHGWDVVNEALNEDGTLRDSPWYRIIGEDYVGLAFFFAHEADPDAELYYNDYGLENTAKRDGAVNLIRRLQREAAPIDGVGLQGHNRLEWPTPEAQDSTIAAFAQLGLQVMITELDVDVLPRGSDYRGVDLSQDPALQARIDPYREVAPDSLLRLQADQYARLFNVYLKHSDVISRVTFWGVDDGDSWLNNWPVRGRTNYPLLFNRVGQPKPAYDAVMGAVRAHRSAH
- a CDS encoding M1 family metallopeptidase produces the protein PGDRLDIEIDWYFIIPPYGGARMGRDGPLYEIAQWYPRLAVYDDVRGWNNEPYIGAGEFYLEYGDFDVTLDLPAAYVAVATGELQNAEQVLTQTQRDRLARAIQSETPVAIITREEAGDTGRTRPTASGRLNWHFTASNVRDFAFAASPNFRWDAAGYDGILIEALYRTSAPKWEEGIRMAVHSIKTFSEMWYRYPYSHATTVEGPIEGMEYPMLTFVPDNPRVEDLQWVLAHEFGHEWFPMVVGSNERFYPWMDEGFNTFMDLYVAADYYKGTPYGESIEWNPLAIYPENAVPGKEQPLITRPAEQYNLFWTAYQKPALMLQLLRHEVLGPERFDRAFRAYIAAWAYKHPTPADFFRIMRDVSGMDLDWFWRGWVMTAARLDQSVLGLEARPDGGTNVVLVNQADMVMPLELKVDFADGATETFKLPVEMWNQGPRFTYRIPGTRSVRAVEIDPRHRMPDSNRANNRWSAGN